Genomic DNA from Hordeum vulgare subsp. vulgare chromosome 2H, MorexV3_pseudomolecules_assembly, whole genome shotgun sequence:
GAAGCTCTTATTGTCTGGTGCATAGTGATTCAGTGCAGTGTTAAATTTACGCCTGAATATGAAGGCAAGTGTTTTGATTCACGCGATATAAAGAAGACTAGAAGACTAGCTAGCGGAGGAAAGCAGTTGAGGGGGCGTTTTGCTCACTGACCGACGGATGAGGATGCGATGGCGGAGCCGCAGCCGAAGGTCTTGAAGCAGGCgtcgacgatcctgccggaggcCTGGTCGACGCGGATCTGCATATTCATGACGTCCCCGCAGGCGGGCGCGCCGACGAGCCCGGTGCCGACGTCGACGTCGTCCTTGTCGAACTCCCCCACGTTGCGCGGGTTGCTGTAGTGGTCCACCACCCGCTCGTGGTaccccctcctcgccgccaccgCCCCCAGCGTTACCTCCGCGACGGAGGAGGAGTAATCTCCGGCGCTGGCCGCCGCCGCGCCGACCAGCCTCTTCCCCGCCGCGCGCAGCATCATCGCGATCGGCTGATCGCCGGAGGCGTGTGTGGGTTCTCTCTTGGCTGTGGAGTACTCTGTTTCGCTTCTCCTGGTGTCACGGAGGCAGAGGATGAGCGGAGGAGAGAAGAGAGTTGGCTATGCCTggtggatttggtggagaaagaaggtggcggcggcggaggactGGGGAGGGGACGGGGAAGGAAGGAAAGGAGGTTTCCTTTCTCCCCATCTCTGTTTTATCGAGGGAGGTTGCTAATGGCACAACACCATGGTTACTAATGACGTACCAGTTGGTGATAtgtcattagtagttttgcaaaacaaaaaaattatactAACTAGTAATGACGCACTCTGCCCCAGTGCGTAATtagtatttttggaaaaaaaaagtttgttagtagtgcctcaccgtgtgtgtggtgcgtcattagtgtgatggacacactaatggcgcacctgcacatggtgcgccactgctatatagtagtggcgcaccacttgtctggtgcgtcattagtgtttatattatctatagcccttttcctagtagtgacatgatcaaggcatctatgtaattctcttgctattgctatgctcggtttgttgggatccgatgtattatgagattatgtttagaatgttatgagttatatatttgattatccttttatattatgttccttagtgattcatgcatgttcttcgttgctatttattgctttggccgagtagtagattgtaactccaagagggagcgttatgcatgattatgggttcatgcccctcgatgtctagcttgagtgacagaaacatgagacttgaggatgtgttgttgccatcagggaggaaacaatggtgcttgtgaccacggttgcaaggattatttaccttatgcatagttcgttaatgcagttgttcgttgctttaagtttacactttgggtggggctcgcaacttaatactagcgagatgttctcgatagatatctcaaggtggatgattattaagtagatgctgatgaataaacggtctacttgtcttggcgtactgcccattactattgagcctctaactttcaagtagcataattagcattccggtgcgttcataattctgtcaattgcccaactgtaatttgtttacccaagcatagttgtttatcttttttggagagagacatcactagtgaacatcatgtgactcggtccatatcaccaccattgtttacacctccatcatttaccactttcatttactttcccgttgcaatcactattactattcccgcttgttatttgatcctttgaaaactacatggccgaagagattgacaacctgtgtgtactcgttgggagcaaagttatttatgtgtgtgcaggtccacgtcttctgctagcgccagggtgggagacacctacttgttgatcctaggagtcctcctggttcgataaaccttagtctccatgtaaggggaaacttgctgctgactacatctcaacctttcacttggggtaaccaacgaggagcgagaattatatacatcatctcgtcatcatccgttctccggaacaatggagcgtgcaagtgacttgttgaagatcatacatactgatccgTGCaggccgatgagcatagaggcgcatggcggatatcgttattttctcaccttcactgacgatttgagtaggtatgattatatctacttgatgaagaacaagtctgaaacgtttgaaaagttcaagcaattttagagtgaagttgaaaatcatcgtgacaagaagatcaagttcctacgatctaatcgaggaggtgaatatctgagttacgagtttggtgctcacttgagacaacgcggaattgtttcatagttgacaccgcctggaacaccacaacgcaatggtgtgtccgaacatcgtaatcgtactttattagatatggtgcgttctatgatgtctcttatagatttttcgttatcattttggggctatgcattggagacaggtgcattcactttaaatagggcaccatcaaaatccgttgagacgacacaatATGAGctttggtatggcaagaagccaaagttgtcatttcttaaaagtttgaggatgtgatgcttatatcgaaaagcttcagcctgaaaaactggaacccaaagtggaaaagtgtgtcttcataggttatccaaaagagacagttgggtataccttctatctcaaatccgagggcaaagtgtttgtcgctaagaacggagcttttcttgagaaagagtttctctcgaaagaattgagtgggaggaagatagaacttgatgaggttgtggaacctctacttccacaagatggtggcgcagggcagaaagaaatttctgtcgaggcaacaccagttgaagaggaagctaatgatggtgatcatgaagcttcagatcaagttgctatcggacctcgcaagTCGACAAGAGCATGTACTTCTCCTGAGTAGTACGGGAATCctatcttgtcaatcatgttgttggacaacaatgagcctgtgaattatgtACACGCAATGGTggacccagattccaacagatgattagaagccatgaaatccgagatatgatctatgtatgaaaacaaagtatggactttggaagtattacctcaaggtcgaaaggctat
This window encodes:
- the LOC123424771 gene encoding iron-sulfur cluster assembly protein 1-like isoform X1, yielding MMLRAAGKRLVGAAAASAGDYSSSVAEVTLGAVAARRGYHERVVDHYSNPRNVGEFDKDDVDVGTGLVGAPACGDVMNMQIRVDQASGRIVDACFKTFGCGSAIASSSVVVCWCSSLARRHRFCCCLFGGPSYFATLVAGLMSAAAPCSLSLSLRGRPRRSSSRNASPRRRRCRCRQEEPGSLRRPVPSGSRVTVRPPVRQKQSS
- the LOC123424771 gene encoding iron-sulfur cluster assembly protein 1-like isoform X6; amino-acid sequence: MMLRAAGKRLVGAAAASAGDYSSSVAEVTLGAVAARRGYHERVVDHYSNPRNVGEFDKDDVDVGTGLVGAPACGDVMNMQIRVDQASGRIVDACFKTFGCGSAIASSSVVVCWCSSLARRHRFCCCLFGGPRSTPEKLKPQR
- the LOC123424771 gene encoding iron-sulfur cluster assembly protein 1-like isoform X5; amino-acid sequence: MMLRAAGKRLVGAAAASAGDYSSSVAEVTLGAVAARRGYHERVVDHYSNPRNVGEFDKDDVDVGTGLVGAPACGDVMNMQIRVDQASGRIVDACFKTFGCGSAIASSSVVVCWCSSLARRHRFCCCLFGGPSRPVLSLSLSPRSTPEKLKPQR
- the LOC123424771 gene encoding iron-sulfur cluster assembly protein 1-like isoform X3, whose protein sequence is MMLRAAGKRLVGAAAASAGDYSSSVAEVTLGAVAARRGYHERVVDHYSNPRNVGEFDKDDVDVGTGLVGAPACGDVMNMQIRVDQASGRIVDACFKTFGCGSAIASSSVVVCWCSSLARRHRFCCCLFGGPRYPFITFELLDYLPPRALSLSLSEVDPGEAQAATLVHGVVAVVVGRRSLGR
- the LOC123424771 gene encoding iron-sulfur cluster assembly protein 1-like isoform X4 codes for the protein MMLRAAGKRLVGAAAASAGDYSSSVAEVTLGAVAARRGYHERVVDHYSNPRNVGEFDKDDVDVGTGLVGAPACGDVMNMQIRVDQASGRIVDACFKTFGCGSAIASSSVVVCWCSSLARRHRFCCCLFGGPRYPFITFELLDYLLLCYFGSRFNECSRPVLSLSLSPRSTPEKLKPQR
- the LOC123424771 gene encoding iron-sulfur cluster assembly protein 1-like isoform X7 translates to MMLRAAGKRLVGAAAASAGDYSSSVAEVTLGAVAARRGYHERVVDHYSNPRNVGEFDKDDVDVGTGLVGAPACGDVMNMQIRVDQASGRIVDACFKTFGCGSAIASSSVGTRAGEGVALGVGGVSRAVERRWV